A genomic stretch from Deinococcus ruber includes:
- the asnS gene encoding asparagine--tRNA ligase yields MTSIADLKEHLGEEVTFTAWLTDKSGKGKLQFLKLRDGSGFVQATVFKADVSEEVFEAARRLVQEQSLSVTGIVRADERAPGGVELSVQSLAPVGLPEGEYPITPKEHGIEFLMDHRHLWLRHRRPWAILRVRDCVERAIGAFFHEQGFVRFDSPFFTSNAGEDTTELFEIDLFGEDKAYLSQTGQLHAEAGALAFGKVYTFGPTFRAEKSKTRRHLLEFWMIEPEVAPSTHVQNMELQEAMVSFIVRRVLAECEAELALLGRDTSKLAGAAEGNYPRVTYTDALTIIRNHIEAGDLPPNVQPDVRPVEWGDDLGAPHETILGYHFDRPVLIEKYPAAVKAFYMQPDPENPALALCDDMIAPEGYGEIIGGSERIHDYALLKSRIEAQGLPLDAFEWYLDLRRFGSVPHAGYGMGLERVIAWLCGIDHIREAIPFPRMLTRMSP; encoded by the coding sequence ATGACATCTATTGCAGACCTGAAAGAGCACCTAGGCGAGGAAGTGACGTTCACGGCCTGGCTGACCGACAAGAGCGGCAAAGGCAAATTGCAGTTTCTCAAACTGCGCGACGGCAGCGGCTTCGTGCAGGCGACCGTGTTCAAGGCCGACGTTTCGGAGGAGGTCTTCGAGGCGGCGCGGCGGCTGGTGCAGGAGCAGAGTCTGAGCGTCACCGGCATCGTGCGGGCCGACGAACGTGCGCCCGGCGGCGTCGAACTCAGCGTGCAGAGTCTCGCGCCCGTCGGTCTCCCGGAAGGCGAGTACCCGATCACGCCCAAAGAACACGGCATCGAATTTCTGATGGATCACCGCCACCTGTGGTTGCGGCACCGCCGCCCGTGGGCGATTCTGCGGGTGCGCGACTGTGTGGAACGCGCCATCGGAGCCTTCTTCCACGAGCAGGGGTTCGTGCGCTTCGACTCGCCGTTTTTTACCTCAAATGCCGGGGAAGACACCACCGAACTGTTTGAAATCGACCTGTTCGGAGAAGACAAGGCGTACCTGAGCCAGACCGGGCAGCTGCACGCCGAGGCGGGCGCTCTGGCGTTCGGCAAGGTCTATACCTTCGGGCCGACCTTCCGCGCCGAGAAATCCAAGACGCGGCGGCATCTGTTGGAATTCTGGATGATCGAGCCGGAGGTGGCTCCCAGCACGCACGTGCAGAACATGGAGCTGCAGGAAGCGATGGTCAGCTTCATCGTGCGGCGCGTGCTGGCGGAGTGTGAAGCTGAACTGGCGCTGCTGGGCCGCGACACCAGCAAACTGGCCGGGGCCGCCGAGGGCAACTATCCCAGAGTCACATACACCGACGCGCTCACGATCATCCGCAATCACATCGAGGCGGGCGACCTGCCGCCGAACGTGCAGCCGGACGTGCGGCCCGTCGAGTGGGGCGACGATCTGGGTGCCCCGCACGAGACGATTCTGGGCTATCACTTCGACCGGCCCGTCTTGATCGAGAAGTACCCGGCAGCCGTCAAGGCCTTCTATATGCAGCCCGATCCGGAAAACCCGGCGCTGGCCCTGTGCGACGACATGATCGCCCCCGAGGGGTACGGCGAGATCATCGGCGGTTCAGAGCGTATTCACGACTACGCTCTGCTGAAATCGCGCATCGAGGCGCAGGGACTGCCGCTCGACGCCTTCGAGTGGTATCTGGATCTGCGGCGCTTCGGCAGTGTGCCGCACGCGGGCTACGGCATGGGTCTGGAGCGCGTGATCGCCTGGCTGTGCGGCATCGACCATATCCGCGAGGCGATCCCCTTTCCGCGCATGCTCACGCGCATGTCGCCGTAA